A single genomic interval of Zobellia nedashkovskayae harbors:
- a CDS encoding alpha-L-fucosidase, whose amino-acid sequence MQTKSFLRRGILSFFTLCVFYTQAQEVNKNLEWDELAKSYSCPEWFRDAKFGIWFHWGPQSVPEQGGGWYARHMYMKDVGKQVFGKMANPYHLKTFGHPSVFGFKDIINSWKAENFNAEELIDFSKNNGAKYIVALANHHDHFDLFNSTYHPWNSFQVGPKKDIIKEFADASRAANLKFGVTSHDNRHLEWWKPVFGADESGEYKGIPYDGRLTKEDGKGKWWDGLDPADLYGPIPEKRTAEVIEAIKENWEKRHLELVNTYKPDLLYYDGGKFSYGEHGKEVSRRLYNNSLLQNGSIEAVMLLKGRVPGTVNEVESGGSNTLRKEPWQSEITFTDWFYKKDRHLTHNARTILEMLIDAVSKNGNLLLNIELHPDGTIPSEQRVIIDIVGDWLKTNGEAIYETRPWNVYGDGVSVRGGSSLIANGEIRNVDENAATMKHKGEHYNQRTTASPEYANDEVRFTTNDNVFYIISLNPKEGKLLIPTLGLGKSTNPGKLKSLIRLDTNTKVEFMQSEVGAMVNVSVINGRSYPIVYKAEFKNVTY is encoded by the coding sequence ATGCAAACGAAATCATTTTTAAGAAGAGGTATTCTGAGTTTTTTTACGCTTTGTGTATTTTATACACAAGCTCAAGAGGTTAATAAGAATTTAGAATGGGATGAGTTGGCCAAATCTTATTCGTGTCCAGAATGGTTCAGGGATGCTAAATTCGGAATTTGGTTTCATTGGGGTCCACAAAGTGTACCTGAGCAAGGTGGGGGATGGTATGCTAGGCATATGTACATGAAAGATGTGGGCAAACAGGTGTTTGGTAAAATGGCAAATCCATATCATTTAAAAACATTCGGGCATCCTTCGGTATTCGGTTTTAAAGATATTATCAATTCTTGGAAAGCAGAGAATTTTAATGCAGAAGAGCTTATTGATTTTTCCAAGAATAACGGAGCCAAATATATTGTAGCATTAGCCAATCATCATGACCATTTTGATTTGTTCAATTCTACATATCACCCATGGAACTCGTTTCAGGTCGGTCCAAAGAAAGATATCATTAAAGAGTTTGCGGATGCCTCTAGAGCGGCCAATTTAAAATTTGGGGTAACCAGTCATGATAACAGACATTTAGAATGGTGGAAACCGGTTTTTGGGGCAGATGAAAGTGGCGAATATAAAGGAATTCCCTACGATGGTAGGCTCACAAAAGAAGATGGAAAAGGCAAATGGTGGGATGGGCTAGATCCAGCAGATTTGTACGGTCCTATTCCTGAAAAAAGAACTGCTGAGGTAATTGAGGCCATCAAAGAAAACTGGGAAAAACGACATTTAGAATTGGTAAATACGTATAAACCTGACCTTTTGTATTATGATGGAGGTAAATTTTCATACGGCGAACACGGTAAAGAAGTAAGCCGAAGGTTATATAACAATAGCCTGTTACAAAATGGAAGTATTGAAGCTGTAATGTTGCTAAAAGGACGGGTTCCCGGAACGGTTAACGAAGTGGAAAGTGGTGGAAGTAATACCTTAAGAAAAGAGCCGTGGCAATCTGAAATTACTTTCACCGATTGGTTCTATAAAAAAGATAGACACCTTACCCATAATGCAAGAACCATTTTAGAAATGTTGATAGATGCAGTAAGTAAAAATGGAAATCTCCTTTTAAACATAGAATTACATCCTGATGGAACCATCCCTAGTGAACAAAGAGTGATTATAGATATTGTGGGAGATTGGTTAAAAACTAACGGAGAAGCCATTTACGAAACTAGACCATGGAACGTGTATGGAGACGGTGTTAGTGTAAGAGGAGGCAGCTCACTTATAGCAAACGGTGAGATAAGAAATGTTGATGAGAATGCGGCAACCATGAAGCATAAAGGGGAACATTACAACCAAAGAACAACGGCTTCCCCCGAGTATGCTAATGATGAAGTACGTTTTACTACCAACGACAATGTGTTTTACATCATCTCGCTCAATCCCAAGGAGGGAAAATTACTAATTCCCACTCTAGGGCTTGGCAAGTCAACAAATCCAGGGAAGTTAAAATCACTGATTCGTCTTGATACCAACACAAAGGTAGAATTTATGCAATCAGAGGTAGGGGCAATGGTAAATGTATCCGTCATTAATGGTAGAAGTTACCCTATTGTATATAAAGCAGAGTTTAAAAATGTTACCTATTAA
- a CDS encoding sulfatase family protein yields the protein MAEKTQPNILFIMADDHTSQAWGIYGGILEDYVHTPNIKRLAKEGTVLENCLVSNSICTPSRATILTGQYSHVNGVTTLGAGLSPQYNNIAKELQKGGYQTSVIGKWHLKQEPAGFDYYCVLPGQGEYWNPVMKTKENWEDYYAGGKQYEGFSTDLIADKTIDWIENRDKDKPFMAMCHFKATHEPFDYPERFSDLNKDVDIPVPASIYDKGAETTGRSFKGQSIDNLKKRYLEATADPSLRKDFMNYPDLPFSVDGLSNDEARYKTYQKYVKDFMRCGAAADDNIGKLLDYLEESGLAENTVVIYTADQGYFLGEHGWFDKRLIFEESIHMPFVIRYPKEIRAGARNKDLIENADFSALFADYAGIDYPETMQGRSFRENLKGNTPDDWRTYGYYRYWDHSKDRPGHFGIRGERYKLAFFYGNGLKVNEYTAEEQPTQYWDFYDLQEDPNELHNAYEDEKYQDIITEMKTEILAQREALGDTDKENAEVLEIIKAYWNE from the coding sequence GTGGCGGAAAAAACCCAACCTAATATTCTTTTTATAATGGCCGACGACCATACGTCTCAAGCTTGGGGGATTTATGGTGGTATTTTAGAAGATTATGTACATACGCCCAACATAAAAAGGTTGGCAAAGGAGGGCACGGTACTTGAAAATTGCTTGGTTTCAAATTCCATTTGCACTCCTAGTCGAGCAACAATTCTTACCGGGCAGTATAGCCACGTTAATGGCGTGACAACCTTAGGTGCCGGATTGTCTCCTCAATATAACAACATTGCCAAAGAGCTTCAAAAAGGAGGGTATCAAACATCGGTAATTGGTAAATGGCATCTTAAACAAGAGCCTGCAGGTTTTGATTACTATTGTGTGCTTCCAGGTCAAGGTGAGTATTGGAATCCCGTAATGAAAACCAAAGAAAACTGGGAAGATTACTATGCTGGAGGAAAACAATATGAAGGATTTAGCACAGACTTAATAGCGGATAAAACTATTGATTGGATAGAGAACAGGGATAAGGATAAACCCTTTATGGCCATGTGCCACTTTAAAGCTACCCACGAACCTTTTGATTACCCGGAAAGATTTAGCGATTTAAACAAAGATGTAGATATTCCAGTACCAGCTTCAATTTATGATAAAGGCGCAGAAACTACAGGAAGGTCTTTCAAAGGACAGTCTATTGATAATCTAAAAAAACGCTATTTAGAGGCCACGGCAGACCCATCATTGCGAAAAGATTTTATGAATTATCCTGATTTGCCATTTTCGGTAGACGGACTATCGAACGATGAAGCACGGTACAAGACCTATCAGAAATACGTTAAAGATTTTATGCGCTGTGGGGCTGCCGCCGATGATAATATTGGTAAGCTTTTAGATTATCTGGAAGAGTCCGGTCTTGCAGAGAATACAGTGGTCATTTACACTGCGGATCAAGGTTATTTCTTAGGGGAACATGGCTGGTTTGACAAGCGGTTAATTTTTGAAGAATCTATTCACATGCCTTTCGTAATCAGGTATCCAAAAGAAATAAGGGCTGGAGCAAGAAACAAGGACTTAATAGAGAATGCAGATTTCTCGGCACTTTTTGCAGATTATGCCGGTATAGATTATCCGGAAACAATGCAAGGCCGCAGTTTTCGGGAAAATTTAAAGGGCAATACTCCGGATGATTGGAGGACGTATGGCTACTACCGGTATTGGGACCATTCCAAAGATCGCCCAGGTCATTTTGGTATTAGGGGCGAACGCTATAAGCTTGCATTTTTCTACGGAAATGGATTAAAAGTTAACGAGTATACAGCTGAAGAGCAACCTACTCAATATTGGGATTTCTATGATTTGCAAGAAGACCCGAATGAATTGCACAATGCATATGAAGATGAAAAATATCAGGATATCATCACAGAGATGAAAACTGAGATTCTAGCTCAAAGGGAAGCATTGGGAGATACAGATAAGGAGAATGCCGAAGTACTTGAAATTATCAAAGCGTATTGGAATGAATAA
- a CDS encoding glycoside hydrolase family 95 protein, giving the protein MKSINKFTLIWVLILGPVLLSGQENMHLSYDVPATEWTEALPVGNGSLGAMIFGGVEQEHLQFNEETLWAGEPHDYAHKGAGEHLAEIRKLLSEGKQLEAQDLATNEFMSVPIKQVPYQPFGDLYLNFPNHKNFENYNRKLDLSNAVSSVSYTVDGVDYERKVLSSFPDQLLAVQVSSSKSKVLNFEVWMDALHEDKQVTSAGSSQTLKVKVKDGALRGVATFKVQTDGKLTTIEGKLTISKASWATIYLTAATNYVNYNDVTGNPEAKVDEVLSKIEGEKFSSIEKNHIEDYQSLYNRLKIDLGDNGRSKKPTNQRIYDFWKDPNDPQLVALYVQYARYLLISSSRPGTKPATLQGIWNHKLNPPWFSSYTTNINVEMNYWPAEMVNLSECHEPLFGLIKDLSETGKTVAKEHYNAEGWIAHHNVDIWRGAAPVNASHHGIWLGGGAWLSSHIWEHYLFTQDKEFLREYFPIIKESALFYSQFLYEDPKTGYLISSPSNSPEIGGLVAGPTMDHQLIRALFRTVISATEILEEDQGFAGKLSDMLPRIAPNKIGKHGQLQEWMEDRDDPENHHRHVSHLWAVHPGNEINWEETPELMKAAKQSLEYRGDNGTGWSLAWKINFWSRFKDGNRAYRLMHKLLSPAEEPLRETSGGSYPNLFDAHPPFQIDGNFGGTSGILEMLVQSQMGEIEILPALPDALPNGEISGLVARGGFEISLKWKDSEMESLEVLSKNGSDCKIEYKGKTIAFGTEVGKKYKFNKELK; this is encoded by the coding sequence ATGAAAAGTATAAATAAATTCACCCTTATTTGGGTACTCATTCTTGGTCCTGTACTTCTAAGCGGACAAGAAAATATGCACTTATCCTATGATGTGCCTGCCACAGAATGGACCGAAGCTTTGCCAGTTGGTAATGGAAGCCTTGGAGCAATGATTTTTGGTGGTGTGGAGCAAGAACATCTTCAATTTAACGAAGAAACGCTTTGGGCAGGAGAACCACATGATTATGCACATAAAGGCGCTGGCGAGCATCTAGCGGAAATAAGAAAATTACTTTCGGAAGGAAAGCAACTAGAAGCTCAGGATTTAGCTACGAATGAATTTATGAGCGTGCCTATTAAACAGGTTCCTTATCAACCTTTCGGTGATTTATATTTAAATTTTCCAAACCATAAAAATTTTGAAAACTACAATAGAAAACTGGACTTGTCCAATGCCGTTAGTAGTGTTTCTTATACTGTAGATGGTGTTGATTATGAGAGAAAAGTCCTTTCTAGTTTCCCTGATCAGTTATTGGCCGTACAAGTTTCATCCAGTAAGTCCAAAGTTTTGAATTTTGAGGTTTGGATGGATGCCTTGCATGAAGATAAGCAGGTAACTTCTGCAGGTTCATCGCAGACCCTTAAGGTAAAAGTAAAAGACGGGGCATTAAGAGGGGTAGCTACATTCAAGGTACAAACTGATGGAAAGTTGACAACTATAGAAGGTAAACTAACAATTTCCAAAGCTTCATGGGCTACCATTTACTTGACAGCGGCTACCAATTATGTGAATTACAACGACGTTACAGGAAACCCGGAAGCCAAAGTAGATGAGGTATTGTCCAAAATTGAAGGAGAGAAATTTAGTAGCATTGAAAAAAATCATATAGAAGATTACCAGTCACTTTATAATCGTTTAAAAATAGATTTAGGTGATAATGGGCGGTCCAAAAAGCCAACGAACCAGCGCATCTATGATTTCTGGAAAGACCCCAATGACCCACAATTGGTGGCGCTCTATGTGCAGTATGCTAGATATTTGCTAATATCAAGCAGCAGACCGGGTACAAAACCAGCTACCTTACAAGGTATCTGGAACCACAAATTAAATCCACCTTGGTTCAGCAGTTATACCACCAATATAAATGTAGAAATGAACTATTGGCCGGCGGAGATGGTTAATCTTAGTGAATGTCACGAACCCTTATTTGGATTGATAAAAGACCTTTCTGAAACCGGTAAAACCGTAGCAAAAGAACATTACAACGCAGAAGGGTGGATTGCGCACCATAACGTAGATATTTGGCGTGGAGCTGCACCGGTAAATGCATCTCACCATGGTATCTGGTTAGGAGGAGGAGCATGGTTGAGTTCGCATATTTGGGAGCATTACCTCTTTACCCAAGATAAAGAATTTCTTAGAGAGTATTTTCCTATTATAAAAGAATCGGCATTGTTCTATTCTCAATTTTTATACGAAGACCCCAAGACAGGATATCTTATCAGTTCACCATCTAACTCTCCAGAAATAGGAGGTTTGGTAGCAGGCCCCACAATGGACCATCAATTGATAAGAGCTTTGTTCAGAACAGTTATTTCTGCTACTGAAATTTTGGAAGAAGACCAAGGTTTTGCAGGAAAGCTATCTGATATGTTACCCAGAATAGCACCTAATAAAATAGGTAAACACGGTCAGTTACAAGAGTGGATGGAGGACCGTGATGATCCTGAGAACCACCACAGACATGTATCTCATTTATGGGCAGTACACCCTGGAAACGAAATCAATTGGGAAGAAACTCCTGAATTGATGAAAGCGGCAAAACAATCTTTGGAATATAGAGGCGATAACGGAACAGGATGGAGCTTGGCATGGAAAATCAATTTTTGGTCCAGGTTCAAAGATGGTAATAGAGCGTATAGATTAATGCATAAACTTTTGAGTCCTGCAGAAGAGCCTTTACGCGAGACAAGTGGAGGTTCGTATCCTAACCTTTTTGATGCACATCCACCATTTCAAATAGACGGAAATTTTGGCGGCACTTCTGGCATTTTAGAAATGCTAGTACAAAGTCAAATGGGAGAAATAGAAATTTTACCTGCCCTTCCCGATGCATTGCCAAATGGAGAAATATCAGGTCTAGTAGCCCGTGGTGGTTTTGAAATTTCCCTAAAATGGAAAGATTCAGAAATGGAATCCTTAGAAGTTTTGTCTAAAAACGGGTCTGATTGTAAAATTGAATATAAAGGGAAAACCATAGCCTTCGGGACGGAAGTTGGTAAAAAATATAAGTTTAACAAAGAGCTAAAATAG
- a CDS encoding sulfatase family protein, whose translation MRLLVLSFMFLVAAVPNVLGQNKTKKPNVIIFFVDDQGYEDVGVFGSPLIKTSNLDGMAENGMRFTDFYSASPVCSPSRAALLTGAYPVRVNVPRVLWPNREGGLSNKELTLADMLKTKNYATACIGKWHLGDEAQYLPIKQGFDSYYGIPFSNDMSVNPKSKVAENILFREGMTIDSLREEKWRKGQVPLFRQDEVIEYPVDQTTLTQRYTEEALGFITDNKDNPFFLYVAQTMPHIPLYASENFKGKSARGLYGDVIEELDWSMGEILKTLETLGIDDNTLVIFASDNGPWKLKNGHGGSAYPLRGYKFNTYEGGMRVPMIAQWKGQIPAQTVCSEVTSTIDILPTVAYLTDSELPDEKIDGNNIWPILQGKNKKSPHTKTGFYYYKDTIVEAVRKENWKLRRVEGEIELFNLADDISETTNVASSNPKKVKELTKMLEDFDAELKTDVNRYQY comes from the coding sequence ATGAGATTATTAGTACTTTCTTTTATGTTTTTGGTTGCAGCGGTTCCTAATGTTTTGGGACAGAATAAAACCAAAAAACCGAATGTAATTATATTTTTCGTTGATGATCAAGGGTATGAAGATGTTGGGGTGTTCGGTTCTCCATTAATTAAGACCTCCAATTTAGATGGAATGGCGGAAAACGGAATGAGGTTTACAGACTTTTATTCCGCATCTCCAGTTTGTTCTCCTTCTAGAGCTGCTTTGTTGACCGGAGCGTACCCAGTTCGGGTAAACGTGCCTAGAGTGTTATGGCCAAATAGAGAAGGTGGCCTTTCCAATAAAGAGTTGACGCTTGCCGATATGCTTAAAACTAAAAACTACGCAACCGCTTGTATAGGAAAATGGCATCTTGGAGATGAGGCACAGTACCTACCAATAAAACAAGGTTTTGATTCTTATTATGGCATTCCTTTTAGTAATGATATGTCCGTTAATCCAAAATCTAAAGTGGCTGAAAATATTCTTTTTAGAGAGGGAATGACCATAGATAGCCTACGGGAAGAGAAATGGAGAAAAGGACAAGTACCTTTGTTCAGACAAGATGAGGTTATAGAATATCCTGTAGACCAGACGACGCTAACGCAAAGATATACAGAAGAAGCGCTTGGTTTTATTACGGATAATAAAGACAATCCTTTCTTTCTTTATGTTGCCCAAACCATGCCACATATTCCTTTATACGCCTCTGAAAATTTCAAAGGAAAGAGTGCCCGCGGATTGTATGGTGATGTTATAGAGGAATTGGACTGGAGCATGGGTGAAATTTTAAAAACCTTGGAGACTTTGGGGATTGATGATAATACCTTGGTCATTTTTGCATCTGACAATGGGCCGTGGAAACTTAAAAATGGACATGGTGGTAGTGCATATCCTTTACGAGGGTACAAGTTCAATACCTATGAAGGTGGTATGCGCGTGCCGATGATTGCACAATGGAAAGGACAAATACCGGCTCAGACCGTGTGTTCAGAAGTTACATCTACTATAGATATTTTACCTACTGTAGCGTATCTAACGGATAGCGAGCTACCCGATGAAAAGATAGACGGTAATAATATATGGCCTATTCTACAGGGGAAAAACAAAAAATCACCACACACAAAAACGGGTTTCTACTATTACAAGGATACCATTGTAGAAGCGGTTCGGAAAGAAAATTGGAAACTACGTAGAGTTGAAGGGGAAATAGAACTTTTCAATTTGGCCGATGATATTTCCGAGACGACCAATGTTGCCTCTTCCAATCCCAAAAAAGTAAAAGAGCTGACTAAGATGTTAGAAGATTTTGATGCGGAATTAAAAACAGATGTCAATAGATATCAATACTAA
- a CDS encoding glycoside hydrolase family 3 protein, giving the protein MKYLNQITKVVFFTIAVIAIFAYTNEEGKTPIYKNPDAPIEDRVNDLLSKMTLEEKFWQMFMIPGDLSDGKEKYKHGIFGFQVSSKGKNDNAAEQLMDYGPSGSAEEMTNKINEIQKYFLEETRLGIPIIPFNEALHGLARDGATVFPQAIALAASWDTTLVGNVGRAVTKETKTRGIRQILSPVLNIARDVRWGRTEETYGEDPFLTTQMAKSYIGAFEREGVITTPKHFVANVGAGGRDSYPIDFNERILEEVYFPAFKAVFKETGARSVMTSYNSLNGVPCTSNEWLLRKKLKEEWGFEGFVISDAGATGGANVLHFTAKDYAEATEDAVEAGLDVLFQTSYNHYPLFWEAYEKGMVDIKAIDEAVSRILKAKFELGLFEDPYVNAKDAAFWNGHKDHQDLAREAASKSMVLLKNENEVLPIDKKEKVALIGYDAKAARLGGYSGPGNEIVSIYDGLVSKAGQGNIKYVPGVSIKEENYTIVKKDFLSTEKSGKKVEGLSAAYFDNIALTGKPRVERIDKEVAFSWTLFSPHEDLPYDWFSVRWNGKVKGPKNGNVNIGVEGNDGYRMYLDGKLFIDNWKKKSYNTIVKPFEFEKDKEYDIRVEFYESAGNTKIKLVWDAGIVQEYKKQINDAVEAAKNADIAVVTAGINEGEFRDRALLDLPGHQEELIKAVAATGTPTVVVLVGGSAITMANWIDDVDGILMAWYSGENGGNGFADILFGDVNPAGRLPVTFPVDVAQCPLYYNNKPTGRGDNYHNLTGQPLFPFGYGLSYTSFEYSNLKFSKATITANESVTVSCSIKNNGAVVGDEVVQLYIRDELASVVRPIKELKGFQRISLEPGQSKNVVFELGEEELSMLNIDLNRIVEPGDFRIMLGSSSKDIRLRGFVKVNAN; this is encoded by the coding sequence GTGAAATACCTGAATCAAATTACTAAAGTTGTATTCTTTACCATTGCAGTCATAGCCATTTTTGCCTATACGAACGAGGAAGGAAAAACGCCTATTTATAAAAATCCCGATGCACCAATAGAGGATCGTGTAAACGATCTTTTAAGCAAAATGACGTTGGAAGAAAAATTCTGGCAAATGTTCATGATCCCGGGAGATTTGTCTGATGGGAAGGAAAAATACAAGCATGGTATTTTTGGTTTTCAAGTCTCCTCAAAAGGTAAGAATGATAATGCCGCGGAACAGTTGATGGATTACGGTCCGTCTGGGAGTGCGGAGGAAATGACCAATAAAATCAATGAGATTCAAAAATATTTCTTAGAAGAGACAAGATTGGGTATCCCGATTATTCCTTTTAATGAAGCGTTACACGGCTTGGCTCGTGATGGAGCAACGGTGTTTCCGCAAGCAATAGCGTTAGCTGCAAGTTGGGATACCACTTTGGTGGGCAATGTGGGGCGTGCCGTTACAAAAGAAACAAAAACTAGGGGCATACGTCAGATTCTCTCACCAGTTCTGAATATTGCAAGAGACGTTAGATGGGGTCGTACCGAAGAAACCTATGGAGAAGATCCTTTTTTGACCACACAAATGGCAAAGTCGTACATCGGGGCATTTGAGCGCGAAGGGGTCATTACAACACCCAAGCATTTTGTGGCCAATGTAGGTGCCGGTGGTAGAGATAGTTATCCAATTGATTTTAATGAGCGTATTCTTGAAGAAGTTTATTTTCCTGCTTTTAAAGCGGTATTTAAAGAAACGGGCGCACGTTCTGTTATGACATCTTACAACTCTTTGAACGGTGTACCCTGTACATCAAACGAATGGCTTTTAAGAAAGAAATTAAAAGAAGAATGGGGGTTTGAAGGCTTTGTTATTTCTGACGCCGGAGCTACTGGTGGCGCCAATGTGCTCCATTTTACGGCCAAAGATTATGCAGAGGCTACGGAAGATGCTGTTGAGGCTGGTTTGGATGTGTTATTCCAAACAAGCTATAATCATTATCCTTTATTTTGGGAAGCTTATGAAAAGGGAATGGTAGATATAAAGGCCATAGATGAAGCGGTTTCCAGGATATTAAAAGCCAAATTTGAGCTTGGACTTTTTGAAGACCCATATGTAAATGCAAAAGATGCCGCCTTTTGGAACGGTCATAAAGACCATCAAGATTTGGCACGCGAAGCTGCATCAAAATCCATGGTATTGCTAAAAAATGAAAATGAAGTTTTGCCTATCGATAAAAAGGAAAAAGTAGCTCTTATCGGATACGATGCCAAAGCGGCAAGATTGGGTGGTTACAGTGGACCAGGGAATGAAATTGTCTCTATCTACGATGGTTTGGTGTCAAAGGCAGGACAGGGTAATATAAAGTATGTCCCAGGAGTGTCCATAAAAGAAGAAAACTACACAATTGTTAAAAAAGACTTTTTATCGACTGAAAAATCAGGGAAGAAAGTAGAAGGGCTTTCCGCCGCATATTTTGATAATATAGCATTGACAGGTAAACCAAGAGTAGAACGCATAGATAAGGAGGTAGCTTTTTCATGGACACTTTTTTCTCCACACGAAGATTTGCCGTACGATTGGTTTTCTGTTCGTTGGAACGGAAAAGTAAAAGGTCCAAAAAATGGTAACGTCAATATTGGAGTCGAGGGCAACGACGGTTATCGCATGTATCTAGATGGTAAATTGTTCATTGACAATTGGAAAAAAAAATCATATAATACCATTGTAAAACCTTTTGAATTTGAAAAGGATAAGGAGTACGATATCCGAGTTGAGTTTTACGAATCTGCTGGAAACACAAAAATAAAATTGGTTTGGGATGCCGGTATTGTACAAGAATATAAAAAGCAGATAAACGATGCCGTAGAAGCGGCTAAAAATGCAGATATAGCTGTGGTTACTGCAGGTATAAATGAAGGGGAGTTTCGTGATCGTGCACTGTTGGATTTGCCCGGTCATCAAGAAGAATTGATAAAAGCGGTGGCGGCAACGGGTACCCCAACTGTAGTAGTATTAGTAGGTGGTAGCGCAATAACCATGGCAAATTGGATTGACGATGTAGACGGAATTTTGATGGCATGGTATTCCGGTGAAAATGGCGGTAATGGCTTTGCCGATATTCTTTTTGGTGATGTCAATCCTGCAGGAAGATTACCGGTTACTTTTCCTGTAGATGTAGCGCAATGTCCTTTGTACTATAATAACAAGCCCACTGGTAGGGGCGACAATTACCATAATCTTACAGGGCAACCTTTGTTTCCGTTCGGCTATGGTCTAAGTTATACCTCTTTTGAGTATTCCAATTTAAAATTTAGTAAAGCGACCATAACCGCTAATGAAAGTGTAACGGTTAGTTGTTCTATTAAAAATAACGGAGCTGTTGTTGGTGATGAGGTGGTTCAATTGTACATAAGAGATGAGTTGGCTTCTGTAGTAAGACCGATTAAAGAATTAAAGGGTTTTCAGCGTATTTCACTAGAACCTGGTCAATCTAAAAATGTTGTTTTTGAGCTTGGAGAAGAAGAACTTTCCATGCTTAATATTGATTTAAATAGAATTGTAGAACCCGGAGATTTTAGAATTATGCTCGGGTCTTCTTCCAAGGATATTAGGTTGAGAGGGTTTGTGAAAGTGAATGCTAATTGA
- a CDS encoding SGNH/GDSL hydrolase family protein, whose translation MKRSDFLKKVGVGGVGLALLPQVYSCATKKENDRAKAAWEELRSHANPVFHYVYPKKGLSNVLLYGDSISIGYTPSVRKELEAKAAVFRIYQNGMSSNDFIAKMDKMEQTMFKPYLKGGWDFEWDVIHFNVGLHDLKYMGPDGLDKEDGKVVSEISKYKENLTAICEYLQRKFPNTKLIFATTTPVPENANGRFAGDAIKYNVAAREVLKNYPAISINDLYDYTLPHHEEWMVEPGNVHYNQLGRTKQGKRVAQVILEQLNQ comes from the coding sequence ATGAAACGATCGGATTTTTTGAAAAAAGTAGGCGTAGGTGGTGTCGGTTTGGCATTGCTACCTCAGGTATATTCTTGTGCAACAAAAAAGGAGAATGATAGGGCCAAAGCTGCTTGGGAAGAATTAAGATCACATGCCAACCCTGTTTTTCATTATGTATATCCAAAGAAAGGGCTGTCTAATGTATTGTTGTACGGAGACTCTATTTCAATAGGATATACGCCTTCGGTAAGAAAGGAACTTGAGGCCAAAGCCGCGGTTTTTAGAATTTACCAAAACGGTATGTCTAGCAATGATTTTATAGCTAAAATGGATAAAATGGAACAAACCATGTTCAAGCCCTATTTAAAAGGAGGTTGGGATTTTGAATGGGACGTAATTCATTTTAATGTGGGGCTTCACGATTTAAAATATATGGGTCCTGATGGACTAGATAAAGAGGATGGTAAAGTAGTCTCTGAGATTTCAAAATACAAAGAAAATCTTACGGCAATATGCGAATACCTTCAACGCAAATTCCCTAATACAAAATTGATTTTCGCGACCACGACCCCGGTACCGGAAAATGCCAATGGTAGGTTTGCCGGAGATGCCATAAAATACAATGTTGCGGCTCGAGAGGTTTTAAAAAATTATCCAGCTATAAGTATAAACGACCTATACGATTACACTTTGCCGCATCATGAAGAATGGATGGTAGAACCCGGAAATGTTCATTACAACCAACTAGGAAGAACAAAGCAGGGCAAGCGGGTTGCGCAAGTAATTTTGGAACAATTAAATCAGTAA